ATTATCAATGGTTTCTTCAGCACCACCACGCGGGTCGCAACGGCTAGGAAATTAGAAGCTCCACCTTTGCAAAACATCATTTGTATGTACCTAACCCTGCATGATCAGCCAAGCTAAGAACTTATCTCTAAACAACCTTTGTTGTGggttagagagaaagagagaactaTTTTTGTATGCATTAACATTACTTACTTTATAATCAAGTTATATAAGCACAATTTTATTCCTTTGAGCCAAAGACGAGGACAAGGGAAGCCACCCAGAAACGCCCTGATACTAAATCCTATCGAGCAAAAACACAGATTGACAGATACCAACCAAACTCCAAAGCAAAAGGTGAATTAGTGGGACAATTCGGTCAAACCCTTACATCTGCGGGTTAACAAGGCCACAAATCTGACacaccaaaatttcaaaacctacTACTGAAAAGGAAGCACACGTAATCATGAATTCATCAGACCAAGAATCACATTCTCATAGTTTCTGTGCCTCCATAATATTGCATCGCCAGTCGGTTTTGAATTAGAAGTGGAATGGGCATGAGAAGCGAGAAGTTAATTGTTTAGTGAATTGCCATCACATATACTACATAAAAGGAATAGACTTCATGCTCAAGGATGCTTGCGAAAGCACATCTGATGCTGACGGCTAGCTAATGGAAAACAATTACCAGTGTTAGATCACCCCAAAATTCACTCACTCCTCTTGAGAAGGGATTAAAGATCTGGAATTTGGAGTTTCAGCAAACAGAAAAGAATAGCATCCTCTTCCACAAACAGAGGCCGGACGCAGGCAACAGCATGTTGAACTCATCCGCCTGAGTACCAAGAATCACATCACCGACCAGGTCATGAACTTGGAAAATGGCATGAGACAGGTCATGACCAACCAAATAAACTTGGAAAATAGCGAACTCATGAAGAtagatgaaaatgatgaaatccAGCTTCAGAGTAACTTCTGTGTGCACTTCCAGAAACAATCCATCAACGAAGGATTCAATAGTGAAAGCAGCAAGGAACATCCACAGACAGAGACACGATGACCCATGTTTGTTGCAATCTGACTTTTATCAATGACAATTACAAGCCAATTGTAAAGCCCAAACCCAATTCGAAAGCATTAGGTAGTACCTACATAGAGCATTCATCATTACAGATAACAATTTTGGCACCATATTTCACTGTAGACTTTGAAAATAAAACTCAAACGAAAAATTGCACTTTAAAAACTAGGCAGGAACCCTCCATGAGTCATTTGTATTCtcgaaaaggagaaaaaattgaagattcatattcagagaATAGTGAGTgcgaaagaaagaaagagagctcCGCATATAACATTTCGTCCTGACAGCCCACAGAGCagaaaatgataatgaaataaGAAAGGATTAAAAATCAGCATTCATTTGAAGAAGACCGAAATTCAACTTACATCGACCCTGATCACCACAACGATCATTCAGAACTTGACAAATTCGAAACGGTTCCAATCAGAACTAAGAGGAGAGGAGAAACATATTCTCGAGTGAAggtaacaaaggaaaaagaaagacacaaagcGAGGGAACTCCATCGAAAGTTCAATAGTtcagtaccaaaaaaaaaagatgcttaGATCCCTCACGAGTCCGGCGAGCTCAGCCTCTTGTACTTCTTCTTGGAGCAGTAAGCCTTGGCGATAACCTCCGCGATCTCCCGCTGCGATTCAAGGATCATTTCTGTTCGCTTCATCTCCATATCCATCCTTGACCGCTCCATGTCCCGCATCATCTCCATCTTCAGATTCTCGACGCGCATCAACCCGTCGCCGATCGACCTAACCGCCGAGGCGAGCTCCAGGAGCGCCTCCTGCTCCTCCAACGCCGGGGCGGCGGCCGGACTCGCCGTCCGTTTCCGTTTCGGGAAACTAGGGTTAGGATTAGGGTTCAGGCTAGGGCCGGGGCTGCAAGGGCCACGTGCGCCAGCAACGCCACCGGCGGCGCTAGGCTTCCGACCAACGGAACCGAACCTCGGAACGGCCTCCGCTTCAGCGTGACGATACGAGATCGGCGAGGGGGACTCCAAGGGCGGAAGGGAGCGCGGAGGGTGGACAGCCCGGAGGATGGAAGACGGCCCTTTCTCGAGAAGATCCATCCGAGGGTAGAGGATCCAACGAGACTCGCAGGAGCCGGAGGCCTCCTTCTGTAACTCGGCGCGGTAGCGCTTGCGAAGCTTCTCGATCTTGTGGCGGCACTGCGTGGAGGTTTTGGCCGGACGGTGGAGGCCGCATCGGGCGGCAAGGGAGGAGGCGACCTCCTCCCAGTGGCGGGCGCGGAGCTGGCCGCGGCCGAGGGCGTACCATCGCTCCTGGTAGGCGTCGATCAGGTGGATGGACTCCTGGTGAGACCAGGGGCCAGGAGGGGGTTTCTTCGGGGTGGGGGAAGAGGAGGGAGGGTCGCCCgtgggaggaggagaagaggaacGAGAGGGGGAAGGAGAAGGGGAAGGGGAGGAGGCGTCGGCAGCCATCTTTGggatggaggaggaggcggtGGTGGGTGGGTGATTTTGGGCAGTGGGGGGTTAGGGTGGCGGTTGACGCGGCTGGCAGGGGCGGACACGAGGGCGGTCCGCCGCCCGGCGCTCGTCGTCATCCTTCGGGTTTGGGAAGGGAGGAGGGGGGCGGGGGCGGGGACGGGTGGCGGGTGGTGGGGTCCGAGAGCGGGGTGGTGGGCGGGGGAGTTGGGATGGTCTCTTCTCTCTTGACCCGTCCGGGTTCGGTCGGAGGTCCGCCTCCCTTCGGCCCCTCCGTCTCCTTCGCTAACACCACCCCGCACGCCAGCGGCCCGTCCACCATCATCACCGCATTTCATTTCACCCccacgcctctctctctctcttggttcCTTTTAAAAAAGCCGCTCATCATGTTGACTAAAGTACCCTCGACATTGGTTTGTTGGACGGACGGTCAATTTATCATCAGGGTCGAACTCGTCCGACTCTCGACCGAACGCGGAACCCACTGATCGGAACCTGGTTTCAAATCCAGCTTTGGTTTGGTAGCGCCACCGCCACTTGACCCGAGAGAGATCACGGATGCATTGGTTGGTGGTCCAAACCCCAATTCGTGAACATTGTGTCCACATACATACATCGCATGGATCGTGGTGATACTAAGGGGAGGCTTGGCCGTTTATCTAAATATCAAGGCAATTTTATGGAACGCAGTTGTAAGAAAAGCATGTAATTATTTTCATTGCTAAATCAGTGCAGTGCAGAGCTAAATTGCTACTTGCAAGAGACTGACGCCTATCCCAATCCCATCTGGATCGAGAGACATTgatggaaaacaaaagaaagaaaagagtttaCTGTGTTTTCatgttaaattttataaatgaaGGAAACTGAGATTATTAAAGGGatgtgtttcaaaaaaaaaaaaaagtttatgtaAAGCCCTCTATTTTATAAAGCGACCTATGTTATGCATGGTAGCTAAGAGTGGCGTTGGCAATACAACATCTCAGTCCTTTTCCTACATCCATGTAGAGGAACTTAGAAGCCCCTCACTAGTTTGAATAGCATCTAATGAAATTATAACAATGTTCTAGCTGGCATACATTTCAAGAATTCCACGATAGTGTTTGGCTACAAACTGGATATGGATGTACAAGGCTGGTTATAATACATCGATTAACTGTAGAAATTCACTTCCCTGCTTTACATGGCAAAATATCTATATGTAGGGGACACGTGATTTGTGCGGTGGGGAAAATTAGCATATGACCTTCAACTGCTTAAACCTACATGGAGTGAATCCGTAGGACTGCATGTGTACAAATTAATTTTCGAAACACGTAACAATAAGATATTATGTTATGGTCcccaatattatatatatatatatataagaaatgagTAAACGAAATTATTGGTAGCTGGGTCCCCCTCTTGTGCAGATGGTCCCTGGCTGATTCAGTGGGGTGGGTTCACGTGTTGCAGGCCGTCTGGGAAACCTACCATTAACTGCACTAGCAAAATGGTCGTTGCTCAAGAACCGAGGCCCGAGCCAGCTTGAACTCAGATAGACATACCAGGCCCAGCTCAATCTCTCTGTGGCTAACCTCGTGTTGGCTAGAAAACTCACTCTCAAACGTACAAAAATGTTCGTGCATCCATGACCTTTGAatctgaaacttttttttttcttttttgaaaaacaaaaaatcaaccTAACATTTAACGAGCTTAATTGAACTCAAATGATAGTTGTGCCTATctaactcgagcttgactcgattaactAGATGAGTTTAGTTTTCTGCTCAAACTCGGGCTTATATTATATGAAGGGAATATTCCAGATAAGGGAGAGGGAcatgaaggaaaaaacaatATAACTCTTTCTTCCAATTTCCATGACAAATTAGGTGGTAGTTTGTGGCTCCATGTGAGGTTTCATATCCGAAAGTCTCTTGCcaaatatttgtatgttaataaGCTTCAGACATGGtttttatgaaagaaacaaaaaaaatcacaaacccccatttttcaaaagtttatatatTGGTTCTTGAGcataatttattttgttatgtatttgTATCCTTGAAGCCCTAACATTTCTTATACGGGTGAGCCCTTAACCACAAGTTTTCTTGAGGCCTCACAATTTGTTTATGTCCATAACGTCATAATCGATAACCGAAAGGTCCAACCCGTTTGGCATCcttattttaattttggaaGTTTGGCCACCACAATCACGTGACGTAAAGTCTTTAGTTGGACTTTTTGCTAGGAAAATCAATAttgatcggatttgaattggatagagttttaaataaaaatctcgTAGTCTTTAGCTGGGCTTGCTCATGAATTCTAAGAACCgggcccagctcgagctcagccTAAGCCTTGACTGAACAGGCTTGACCCAGCATGCCTTTTGTTAAGCGTTGACTTGTAGGAGCCTTGTCTTGGCCCAGCTAAAAATCCAGTCCAATCCAATGAAATGAAATGGTCAGGAACGCTACGTGGGCCACCCCACCCGGCCGTGGCAAGATAAAACACCATCTTTCCCACCAAAAGTCCACCTAAAACGAAAGATATTGTTGAAATTAAATAAAGTAGGAAGGTTCTTACCCGAAACCCTTCAGTAACCAACGTGCCCTAACCGCCAGTGAAATTTTACCTAGGTAAGTTTTAGCCAGGATGacctcaagaaaaaaaaaaaaaaaaagggaaaactttTGACGGGTTTGATAGAGGAGAGGAAATCCATACCATTTAATTGCACCGGTGCAATCAAACGCTACCTAAAAGTAAAAGAGACAGAAAGGACCTAAAAGTAAAAGAGACAGGAAGTTGGTGGGTGAGGAAAGGGAGACCGGAAGAGGGGGGAGGACCGTGGTTCGAACCCTACTGTCTGACCCTGACTTTGAAAGTGAGGTAGGTACTGACTCCTGTCGACCCTTTACACGCGGCGCTGCCTGGTTGGACCCAACCCACCTGCCATCGTGTCTTCTTCATTATTCCACCTTCCCATGAGAGAAGACCGAAAGGTCCATTGTATCCATTTTTCAAGCAAATACGACGTCCACGCaaattgttaaaacttaaaTCTGGGAGAAGGGACGGCCGACGGGAGAGCATCTCTCTAAAGATATTTTCCTGCTTCataatgcatttttgttttttatttttcctccgacttcttcttttttgttttgtagtgAGATCATCGCCATATCGCACATGCAGGGGCTGAGATGCATGCgggcatgtgtgggcagttgcccacacagttcAATAAAATTCTCTTGTTTACCTTAAGTTGTtgcatgttcatatatatataatacttcTTAAATATATGGTGAATGCTCCTCAACTAAAGCGCCATAAGGAGAAATTCGGTCCTTAGACAGCAACTGACTCGCCTGATCTGGTGATGGAACTATGCTGGACTTATGGCATCCACACCTTGCGTTAGCTATAACTGAAGCTGGATTTTACTTAACCCTGTCTAGGCTCTAGTTCATGTCATTCACAACTTGCAGTACTGAACAAACGAGCATGACAATTGCAATGCTTTGCCAACATGATTAGAGCTGCAACCAGATCAGCTAAATGCATCAGAAGCCAGCCAAATCAAATACAAAACAACCAAAGAATTTTAATCTGTCGTTCTAGATCTGTTCCTTTCAGTCCTGAATCCATGCAGCCAAGTTAGATCTTGGAACCTAATATCACCTACAGGTCATCACCACCCATCGCATTGAACGGATGGTAAACTGTATTCGATCAACGGGCAGCACCTTATCTCAGTTCTCCGATGgttgaaggaaaaattttaCCTTGTTTGATCAATGGGCAGCATACGATCTTATAGAACGTGTCGGCCCAATATGAGTAGAAATTTGCACCTTGAAATCATGTCTCTTTTAGCACAATTCGGTTCAGGGTAAGCAATTATGAAGAGGATTAGCGAGTGACGATGGGGTAATCCTTCTCAATTAACCCCAAAAGCGACCAAAGTCACCTCGACAAAAAGGAATTGCTAGAATATGCCCAGAATCAACAGCCAGATGATCACAAGAAGAAGGCGTATCCGGGTGCACCAGTTGGTCATAGAGGTGGGGCGGGAGTAGGTGGGGTTTGcatctctcactctcttgaTTCTCTAAAATGTTGCAAGTTACTGTACCCTGAAACCAATATTTGTCCCTTCTACCTCGCTGATCTTTCCTCCTCAACAACCACCATCCCGTCTTTGAGTCCAAGACCACAAACACCTCCTCTCCTGTCTTTATAAGCAAACGCCGTCCCATTCTGTGCTCGGGAAGCCGAGAAACTACCCAGCCACCATTGCAGCAATGGCCGCTCTCTCTGGTTCTTCTCTCCCCACTAGCCCCATCCTCCAGAAGCAGGCCGATCATCAGTCCCCTTCCTCCCAATTTTTCGCCACCATCAAGAGCAtacccaccaccaccaccagcaggAGGAGCATCAAGGTCTCGGCGGTACACGCAGCCGAGCCTCTGAAAGCcccagagaaggaaaagaagacctCCCCACCATCCTCTGGCAAATGGACGCTCGATGGATGGAAGAGCAAGAAGGCGCTCCAGCTCCCTGAGTACCCCAACCAGGAGGCCCTCCAGACCGTGCTTAAAACCCTGGAGTCGTTTCCTCCCCTTGTGTTTGCAGGAGAGGCCAGGCACCTGGAGGAGAAGCTTGCTGACGCTGCCATGGGAAAGGCTTTCCTTCTCCAAGGTGGGGATTGTGCAGAGAGCTTCAAGGAGTTCAATGCCAACAATATAAGGGATACCTTCAGGATCCTTCTTCAGATGGGAGCTGTCCTCATGTTTGGAGGCCAGATGCCTGTCGTCAAGGTATAATCTCTTACTATGTAAATTTTCACATTGTGTTATTTGCTAATCTGTTGGCTAGAATCGCTGTGAAGATGTTAAATTCATTCATGAAGTAGCACCGGTTACCATGTCAAAGCATTTATCCCACCTTCGATGTGGATTACTGGATGGTGAATGAATCCCAATGATATTGTAGATTTGGCTAGATTTTCTATTGCAGAATGTTTTATTTCTACTCTATCATGTTTCTGAGTCGACTACGCATTTTGCGTTCTGCATTTACTATACCAATTGTCTTCAGACAGATGGGTATGATGGTGTAGCTTTTTGGTATAGAATTGATAGTATAACTGATCGTCTTGCAAGCTCTAACTCTTTCTAGTTGAAGTTCCATGCGGTTCGGACTTTGGGAAAAATAATATGCAAATAATGAGATCTGTCATCATTTTTCTTCGACAGATGAATCAAGAGGCTGAATAGTTCCACCAAAACTCACCAGCTCCTTATCCTCCAAAACCCGCtaatcaaaaacaaaaatcgaTCAGCTGGCATCTTTGTTTTAGTTCCATACGTGTCTACCATGTGGTTGATGTGGTTTTTGTGGATGAGAAGCAAGACGGTAGCCACTGCTGTTTAAAGTTGGAAATAGAACAATTGGTAGGTTTAATTTCCTATGTGACAGTTTCTTTTACCCATGACCGTGGAGACTGGCGGTAAAGCTGGGCACTTGATAGCATAGATGCCTTTACTTTGTTCTTGGTAATTAAGCAATTACACATTATTTTGACAAGTTCCTTCTGTTATCTGCAACCATACTCAGAGGAGGCTCTGGATGCACAAAAGGAACTCGGATTTTTTCAGAATTGTGGGTTATATTTCTAATGAgtgcaaaatttttcaaattttgtaatcTCTATAGCGTCAAGGGGTCTTGCTGTAGGTTTTATGTTCCTAAACTAAGCAAATGGAAAAGGGTAAAAATAGAAAGCATGTTTCTAGGCTGCACCTAACTGTAATAGTGAATGCCACTATGGATTACTCTTCCTATACTCAGAAGTTCAAAAACAATACAGTTCTACAATTTGAAAGTATTGATATAAGATGCACTGTCGATGAACCTTTAAATTAatagacgattcatttccatcGGGTGAGCAGTAAAGGTGATTGTTAGTTTTTTACTGTCAACCTCATACATGGTTCATACACGTATTTAGGTGGGAAGAATGGCTGGTCAATTTGCAAAACCAAGATCTGACCCATTCGAGGAGAAGAACGGAGTGAAGCTTCCAAGCTACAGAGGCGACAATGTGAATGGAGATGCATTTGATGAGAAATCACGGGTCCCAGATCCTGAGAGGATGATTAGAGCTTACTGCCAATCTGCCGCAACTCTCAACCTTCTAAGGGCATTTGCTACTGGTGGTTATGCTGCAATGCAGAGGGTGACTCAATGGAACCTTGACTTCACTGAGCACAGTGAGCAAGGCGACAGGTAAATAGTAGCTTGAGCTTGTTCTACACTTTTTACAATTGCTTGATTGACATCTATTTCAAAAGCAAAGACAACGTTAAAGAAGATGGTCAAAGTTAAAAATAGCTAAGGATAAAGTAGCTTAGCTCTTTAAGTTTCCTTTTGTGAAAGAAAAGTAGTGGTTGGGTTGATGGGGTTGTTGAGCCTTGAGAGAAGAAGACACTTTTGGATGTGTGTGGGCGTGTTTTTATGCACATACATTTTTGAAGCTGCAAGAGTACCTTGCGATAAAATTTTGTGCCTGGGCAGACGTTGATGCCCAAGAGCTCGATTTTGTTATAAATATCGGAACCCAGTTAGAGAACATTAATCTTGAATAAGTCTTTCGTTTTTGGaggaatataaaggttttctcTCCGCACTAAGTGATGGCATCGActagttttatgaaaatttgacaCGGGGCCAATTCTTTGGAATGTCTTggcatattttggaaaatttgtcTAAAAATTATCATAAGTAtctaaatattttcaaaactcCACCCATTTATGTATTTTGCAGTTTGGTCACTTGGTTGAGTTTTAATTACAGTCAATGAGTTGAGCTTTGTTAGGTAGATGTCGCGGTCACATGTGGTTAAGCATTGTATTTACAACTATTACCACAGTCAAGTAGCTAAGCATGCCAGAACTCCTTGATTTTTAGTACTTGCTTGTAGGTATCTGACTTACAGTTAAGAAAAAAGTTTGTTGTAAGAAGTATTCATTCATAATGATTGGCTAGTGCTAATCTAGTTGTAAGAAGTATTCATTCATTATGATTGGCCAGTGCTAATCTTTAGTCGAACATTACAGGTACATTGAGCTAGCCCACAGGGTCGATGAGGCATTGGGTTTCATGTCAGCGGCAGGATTGACAGTTGACCATCCGATCATGACTACCACTGAATTCTGGACCTCACATGAGTGCCTGTTATTGCCTTACGAGC
Above is a window of Nymphaea colorata isolate Beijing-Zhang1983 chromosome 8, ASM883128v2, whole genome shotgun sequence DNA encoding:
- the LOC116258823 gene encoding trihelix transcription factor ENAP2-like; the encoded protein is MAADASSPSPSPSPSRSSSPPPTGDPPSSSPTPKKPPPGPWSHQESIHLIDAYQERWYALGRGQLRARHWEEVASSLAARCGLHRPAKTSTQCRHKIEKLRKRYRAELQKEASGSCESRWILYPRMDLLEKGPSSILRAVHPPRSLPPLESPSPISYRHAEAEAVPRFGSVGRKPSAAGGVAGARGPCSPGPSLNPNPNPSFPKRKRTASPAAAPALEEQEALLELASAVRSIGDGLMRVENLKMEMMRDMERSRMDMEMKRTEMILESQREIAEVIAKAYCSKKKYKRLSSPDS
- the LOC116259462 gene encoding phospho-2-dehydro-3-deoxyheptonate aldolase 2, chloroplastic-like is translated as MAALSGSSLPTSPILQKQADHQSPSSQFFATIKSIPTTTTSRRSIKVSAVHAAEPLKAPEKEKKTSPPSSGKWTLDGWKSKKALQLPEYPNQEALQTVLKTLESFPPLVFAGEARHLEEKLADAAMGKAFLLQGGDCAESFKEFNANNIRDTFRILLQMGAVLMFGGQMPVVKVGRMAGQFAKPRSDPFEEKNGVKLPSYRGDNVNGDAFDEKSRVPDPERMIRAYCQSAATLNLLRAFATGGYAAMQRVTQWNLDFTEHSEQGDRYIELAHRVDEALGFMSAAGLTVDHPIMTTTEFWTSHECLLLPYEQALTREDSTSGLYYDCSAHMLWVGERTRQLDGAHVEFLRGVANPLGIKVSDKMDPNDLVKLIEILNPQNKPGRITIICRMGAENMRVKLPHLVRAVRRAGQIVTWVSDPMHGNTIKAPCGLKTRPFDAILAEVRAFFDVHEQEGSHPGGIHLEMTGQNVTECIGGSRTVTYDDLSSRYHTHCDPRLNASQSLELAFIIAERLRKRRIASNPLSPPIPAAI